The window AGATCTGGCGCTGACGACCAGCACGTTCTCGACATTCGCGATCTGCGTGATCGGCGCGAACTGCTTCATGTCGTAGGGTAAATCGGGAAACAGCGATGGATTGACCGCGGCATTGCCGACCGGCACGAGGGCGAGCGTATAACCATCGGCGGGCGCTTTTGCGACAGCCGCCATCGCGATGTTTCCCGCAGCCCCGGTGCGGTTTTCGACCACGACAGCCTGCTTCCAATCATGGTTCAGCCGATCGCCGACAATGCGAGCCAGTGCATCCGGCGCGCCGCCTGCCGCAAAGCCGACAATGATGTGAACGGGATTCGATGGATACGCCGTGTCGTCGGCGAATGCGATGGACGTCGTACCGAGCACCGCGATGGCAAGCGCCGAGAGGCATCGGGCAATCATCAGATGGCCATTCCCTGGTGAGATTAACGAACGAGCTTAGCGCGTCGAACGATAGAAACGCACATCGCTCACGCGACGCACAATCAACTCTATTTTGGCCCTCGGAGCATGGTCAAGCTCGCCGTCGACCGCAGGCATTCTCCGGCACGAGTTCCGCCGCAACGACGCACGCACAGGTAGCAGCGCCGGCCCCGAGATGGGATCAATGCGAGGGCGACCCAAGAGGTTGCTTGATGGCCAGGTCGGCAAGCAGTTGGTAGGAGCGCAGCCGTGCACCGTGGTCGTAGATCGCCGACGCCACCATGATTTCGTCGACACCGGTGGCCTCGACAAAACGCTCCAGCCCGCGCCGCACCGTGTCGGGCGACCCGACGAAAGCATACCGCAGCATGCCGGAGGCCTGCTGTTTTTCAACCGGTGTCCAGTAGGTCTCGATATCGTCGATTGGCGGCTGCAGCAGGCCGCGGGTGCCGCGAAACATGTTGGTGAAGCTCTGCTGCACCGAAGTGAACAACCGCCGCGCCTCGGCATCGGTCTCGGCCGCGATCACATTCACACCGGCCATGGTATACGGCCGCTTCAGCTGTTCCGATGGCTCGAACTTCTCGCGATAGAGCTGCAGTGCCTGGATCAGCGCATCGGGCGCGAAATGCGAGGCGAATGCATAAGGCAGGCCGAGCATGGCGGCCAGTTGCGCGCCGAACAAACTGGACCCCAAAATCCAGATCGGCACATTCAATCCGGCACCGGGCACCGCCTGCACCACCTGCCCCGGCTGAGCCGGTGCGAAGAAAGCCTGGATCTCCAGCACATCGTTCGGGAAGTTATCGGAATTGTCCGCCGCACGCCGCAGCGCCCGCACCGTACGCTGGTCAGTGCCCGGCGCCCGGCCGAGGCCGAGATCGATGCGGCCGGGATAAAGCGATTCCAGCGTGCCGAACTGCTCGGCGATCACCATCGGCGCGTGGTTGGGCAGCATTATGCCGCCCGAGCCGACGCGAATCCGGCGGGTGCCGCCGGCGACATGGCCGATCACCACGGCGGTCGCCGCACTCGCGATCCCGATCATGTTGTGGTGTTCGGCGAGCCAGTAGCGCTGATAGCCCCAGTCGTCGGCATGTTGCGCTAGATCGAGGCTGTTGCGCAGCGCATCGGCCGGCACACCGCCTGCGGGAACCGGCGCCAGATCGAGGATCGAGATTGCGGGCAATGGGCGGGCTTTCTGCAAAGCGTGCGAATCAGGCGTTCGGCACTGGATGGAGGCAGGACTGAAGATGAGTCCGCCCCGCCGCCCGTGCAAGGCCGGCCAACCCGTGAAAATTCATACGAGGCCTGCGTGGTGCCGCCCACCGCTTGCGGCAAATTATCTCGAGGCTTTCGGCGGCCCGGGATCAGGGCGCCAGCACCGGCATGGTTTCCGCCCACAATTTGCGGTCGGCGCCGAGCACATAGACATGCTCGGCATCGATCGCCTGGAACGGCGGGACGCCCGTTTCATCCAGCAGATCGGAATCGACAAAGGCATGCGGCTTGTCCGGGCCTTCGCCGAGCCACAGGCTGCCGGCCTTGATCTGGACGTAGACCCAGCGCGGCCCCGCCGGCTGGAACGTCCGTACGTTGCCGGACACTTTGACCGGCTTGTCCTCACCGTGCTTGCGCCACAACTCGCTGCCGTTGGTCAGCACATAGGCGTTTTCGCCTTCGATACGAAAGTCCGCAGCGTCAGAACTGATCAACGATCGCTCACTGCCATTCCAGCGCCAGAGGTTGCCGTCCCGGTTCTTGATATAGGTCGTTGTGGCATTGATCGCCTGGAATGATGCAGCCTCGCTATCGAGTTGCGTCTTGTCGTTGCCGCGGATGCGCCAAAGCCGGCCGTCCTGGCCAAGCACAACCACGCTCTCGGCATCGAGCGGCTGAAACGCCGCAACATCCGTCTCGACCTGCTGGCGCGCGTCCGGACCGCTCACCCGCCAGAGCCGCCCCAGCGGATCGCGTGCATAGACTGTGGTGCCGTCCACGGCGCGGAATGAGGTCACCGAATCGAGCACAACTTGGCCGTCCTTGGTACCGGCGGTTTGCCGCCACAGCTTGCCGTCGGTGGTCTGGACATAGAGGAAGCCCGCGACCGCCTGGAAACGCGACACCGCACTCGCGAGTTCAATGCGGCTGTCGCGGCCAAAACCCTTTGGCGGTTGTGGCGGCGGGGCGGGTTTACCGGGAGCACCATCGCCGGCGCGCGCCCCGAACACATTGCGGCGCATGGCCGAGAGCGGATTCTGATTGAGACACCGGCGGAAGGCGATGATGCCCGAGGGGCTGGCGAAATCACCGGACAGCCGGGCGCATAACAGCCGCAACTGCTTGGTGCGCGCATCATCCTGGGCCCGAGCCGCAACCGGGAACACCAGTGTCACGGCCACGCTCATCGCAAAAAGCTTGCTTGTCACCGACGTGAAGCTCCCATGCCGCGATCCTGCAGCACGGCCTTATCTCGCAACCCTGCATCAAGCATCTCCCAGACGAGAGAGGTGTCATGGCCACGGTGAAGCGACGTCAGTCGTCAGAGTAGCGCTGCTCCTGCCACGGGTCGCCGCGATTGTGATAACCGCGGACCTCCCAATAGCCCGGCGCATCCTTGCCGAGGAATTCAATCTTGCGCAGCCACTTGGCGCTTTTCCAGAAATAGAGATGCGGCACCACCAGCCGCAGGGGACCGCCGTGATCGGCGGCCAGCGGCGCATCCGACCAACGATGCGCAAGCAGCGCATCCTCGGCGGCAAAGTCTTCGAGCGAGAGGTTCGTGGTGTAGTTATCAAAGGAATGCAGCACCACGAAGCCGGAGTTTGGCTTTGGTCGCACGACCTCGAGCAGGTCGCGCGTGGCGAGACCCTCCCATCGGTTGTCATAACGCGACCAGGTGGTGACACAATGAATGTCGGAGACAAACGTTGTCTGCGGTTGGGCCAAAAATTGCGCCCAGTCCCAGATCACGGGATTCTCCACCGCGCCGGTCACCTGGAGCCGCCATCGCTCCGGCAGGATATCGGGCGTGCCGGTCAGATCGAGGATCGGCCAATCACGGGTGAGATGCTGGCCCGGCGGCAGCCGCTCCTCCTCCGGCCGTGCGGTGCGCCCGGTCAGGAAGCGGCCTTCTTTCGCCCAGCGCTGCTTGCTGCGGGTCAGCTTGCTCGGCGAAGGATCGGTCTCGTCGTTCATCCCGGGACTCCCTGATGACAGCGATCAGCCGTGCTCGTCACAGGTCTTTTCCATATCCTTGAAATGTTGCTCAGCAGGTTCGGCCGACGTGGACGTCGCTCCCTTGCGCGTTTCCACCACCGATCCTCGTTCCAGCGTCCGATGCACCGGGCATTTGTTGGCGATTTCGATCAGCCGGTCCTGCTGCGCGGCATCGAGATCCCCTTCCACGACGATATCGCGCGTGAAGATGTCGCGCGGCTCCTCGCTGCGTTTGTGATGGTTGACGGTGACGCCGACCCGCTTCAGCGGCCACTTTTTCTGGTCCGCATACATGCGCAGGGTCATCGAGGTGCAAGCACCGAGAGCCGCACTCAACAGCTGATACGGTCCCGGCCCCGATCCGAGACCGCCAACATCCACCGGCTCATCGGCCAGAAGTCGCGCCCCACCAGCCTTGACCTCGACCTGGAATTTGCCGGCGCCGGTTTCGGTGACGACCACGGCATCCTCGCCCGTCACCTTGGCCTGCTCGGGCATGACCGGCAGATAACGCGAGGCCCAGGCAGCAATCACATCGGCAGCAAAGTCGGTGTCGGACGCCTGTGTCAGCAGGTGGTCGGCATGGTCAAGCGACACGAAACTCTTGGGATGGCGTGCGGCGAGAAAGATCGATGAGGCGTTCTCGATGCCGACGATCTGGTCGAGCGGCGAGTGCAGCACCAGCAGCGGCCGCTTCAACTGTGCAATGGTTTGCCCGGCTTCATGCGACCTGAGGTCCTCGATAAAGGAGCGGCGGATGGTGAAGGGCGTGCCGCCGAGATTGACCTTGGCTTCGCCACGCTCAGTGATCTCATCGAGCTTGTCGCCGAACAGCTTGGTGAGATGCGCGACATCAAACGGGGCGGCTAACGTCGCGACCGCGACGATATCCGGCAGTTGTGCGGTCGCCGCCAGCGCCGCGGCGCCACCGAGGCTGTGGCCCAGCATCAGCGTCGGGGTCATTCCTTTGGCGGCCATATGGGCGCTGGCCGCGATCAGATCACGCACATTGCCGCTGAAACCGCTGTCGGAAAGATCGCCCTCGCTATCGCCGAGGCCTGTAAAGTCGAAACGCAGGACGCCGATGCCTTTCAGCGCTAGGGCACGGCTGATCCGGACCGCGGCGCGAGACTTTCGCGTACAGGTGAAGCAGTGGGCGAACAGCGCATAGGTGCGCGGATCGCCATCCGGCAAATCCAGCTGCCCCGTCAGGCGCTGGCCTTCCGCGCCGGTAAACTCGAATCTCTGCGTGATCATGACGCCACCAAACTGTCATCGCCCGAGCACCGAGCGGCGGACGTCTTGCATCATGCAACAGTTTGGGCGGCGGAGTAATCGCTTTTGGTCATCCCCGAATGGCTTTGCGGCAGCTTGACAGGCGGCCATCTCCGTCGCGCATGTCGGCAAACAAGCGATTGGATAGTCCGGAGCGGTCGAAACCCCAGCGCAATTCACACCAGGCCATCAGCAGGCGAATCGCATCGACATATTGAAACATGATCTATTCCAGGTCTGTTCTTGGCATCGTGTTGATACCGGGATCATGCCCTGGAGCGGCGTCAGTTTCTGGCAGCAGCCCGCGTGTCGGCCGCCCGTCCCGGATGCATCGCCTCCTGCTCCCGCCACGCCTTCATCAACGCCTGACGGGATTTCGGATAACGCTCATCGAGTTCGGCGACATCCGTGATCCGGTCGGAGCGAAAATGGCGGAAGCTGTCGCGCTTTTCGCACCACGCCACCAGGAGGCGAACCGACTCGTAATAAATCAGGGCGATCGGCCAGACCACCCGGTCGGTCTCCCGGCCGTTTTCATCGACATAGGCAATCCGAAGCTTGCACTGGCGGCGAATCGACGCCCGGACAACGGTGGGATCGATGGTGTCTTCCACCGGAGACCGGGACGGAGCGCTGATCAGGCTGGCATTGTGGAGCGCCGCGGTGAGCGGCCCCGGCAACACGGCGGCGATTTTCGCCAGCGCATTCTCCGCGGCGACCGCAAGGTCCGGATCGGTCCGCTGCGACACCCAGCGCCCGCCGAGCGCCAGCGCTTCCAGTTCGTCCTCGGTAAACATCAGCGGCGGCAGGACGAAGCCGGGCTTCATCATGTAGCCGATGCCGGCTTCGCCATCGATCGGCGCACCGAGGGCGATCAGGGTGTCGATATCGCGATAAACGGTGCGTTTGGACACGCCGAGTTCGTCGGCCAGTGTGACAGCGCTGACGGCGCGGCGGTGGCGACGCAGCGCCTGAATGAGATCGAATAACCGGACGGAGCGAGACATTCGCGTAGTGTAGAGCCTTTTCCGTTCCGATAGAATCGGAACGGGGCTCTAGATTATTTTTTTGACGCGTTTTCTTCACGCGAACCGGTATCCACTTCGCTCGAAAACGCTCTGGTTACTGCGAAGAGCAATCCAGTTGGCTCGACACGAAACCGCCCGCTTGGCTGACGCCAGCGGGCGGTCGTCACAGCGTCAGGGTGTGGGGGCTTTATCCCTGAGGCTGGTCGTTGGCCGGCGGCGTCGGCCGCGTACGGTGCTCGGACATGAACTGGTCGAATTCGGCCTTGTCCTTGGCGTGACGCAGGCGATCGAGGAAGCCCTTGAACTCAGCCTGCTCTTCCTCGAGCCGGCGCAGGGTGTCCTGGCGATATTCATCGAATGCGCGGTTGCCGCTCGACGGACCGGCGAAACGGCCACCGCCGCCGAATCCGCGCTCTTCCATGCGGGAGCGCATGCGCTCCATCTTCCACTGCATCCGTTCCATCTTGTCCTGCCAGCGGCTCTGGCCGTTATGACTCCAGCAACCCATTTTTCTGCTCCCGAGTGTGAAGAAAAGAAGTGCGAGGCCGATCGGCCACCACATGATGAAACCCAGCACCGTCAGCGCGATCCATGCGGGGTGCCAGCCGGATTCGAGGAAACGCGGATGCCGCTGCTCCCATTCGGGGCGGCCCCAACGATTATTGAGGTGGGCAGTGTCGGACATATGCCTCTCCCAGATAACGGCAGCACCGCTGCCGTGAATGTAAATAACATTCACATAGATAAACCGTCGCCCATTTTTGTCAAGCTGGGCGCGGGGGCTGCGACAAAATTTCAGGGTTGGCCGGTTCCAGCCGTCGGCGGAGGCCGCTTCTCGGTCGGAAAGCCGAGCCCGCGCAAATAGATCAGCACGCCGGCCTCGAGCAGCTCGTCCGGCGACATCGGCAGTTTGCGCCGCGCCGCATCGCCGCGGCTGAACAGCGAGGCGATGCCGTGGGACATCGACCAGATATGGAGCGCCATCATCAGCGCCGGAGGGCGCATCACATTGGGCGGGGCCAGAGCGGCCAGGCGTTCCGCGGTCAAACGAATGATTCCGAAGGCACGCTCGCTCGCCGCCGCCAAAGCGGGATTCGCATCGACAGGCAGGCCGGATTCGAACATGGCGGAATAAAACGCCGGCTCGTCGCGGGCGAATGTCAGGTAGGCGCGGCCTAATCGTTCGAATGCCGTGATGGTGTCCGGACGGCCATCGTCCCAGGCGCTGGTGAGCACTTTTTCGAACTGCTCGAAGCCGCGCTGGGCGATGCTCGACAACAGTTCGTCGCGATCACGAAAATGCCGATACGGTGCCGCGGGGCTGACCCCAGCCGACCGCGCGGCCTCGGCAAAGGTGAATCCGCCGGGTCCCTTTTCGGCAATCAGATTGAGCGCGGCCTGCACCAGCGCCTCTTTCAGATTGCCGTGATGATAGCCGCGCTCGGGGCGGTCGCGATCTTTGCGCCAACTCATGTGAAGGGCTTTTACATGAGTTGCACCGGCCCGTCACGAAAAGCTTAAGTCCATGCCCGGCAAGCTGAACTTTGACTTGGGGGCACGGCCTAAGACTTGGGGGCACGGCCTAAGCCACGCCCCCAAGCGCCTGCGGTCCACAGTCGGACCATGCCGATCAAACAGCAGCGCCCTGGAGCACCTGCTTGAGGGGCACCAGCCCGGTCATCGCGGATGATTCGGGAACTGCCTCGCCGTCCTCGATCGCTA is drawn from Bradyrhizobium prioriisuperbiae and contains these coding sequences:
- a CDS encoding LLM class flavin-dependent oxidoreductase; this encodes MPAISILDLAPVPAGGVPADALRNSLDLAQHADDWGYQRYWLAEHHNMIGIASAATAVVIGHVAGGTRRIRVGSGGIMLPNHAPMVIAEQFGTLESLYPGRIDLGLGRAPGTDQRTVRALRRAADNSDNFPNDVLEIQAFFAPAQPGQVVQAVPGAGLNVPIWILGSSLFGAQLAAMLGLPYAFASHFAPDALIQALQLYREKFEPSEQLKRPYTMAGVNVIAAETDAEARRLFTSVQQSFTNMFRGTRGLLQPPIDDIETYWTPVEKQQASGMLRYAFVGSPDTVRRGLERFVEATGVDEIMVASAIYDHGARLRSYQLLADLAIKQPLGSPSH
- a CDS encoding sulfite oxidase-like oxidoreductase encodes the protein MNDETDPSPSKLTRSKQRWAKEGRFLTGRTARPEEERLPPGQHLTRDWPILDLTGTPDILPERWRLQVTGAVENPVIWDWAQFLAQPQTTFVSDIHCVTTWSRYDNRWEGLATRDLLEVVRPKPNSGFVVLHSFDNYTTNLSLEDFAAEDALLAHRWSDAPLAADHGGPLRLVVPHLYFWKSAKWLRKIEFLGKDAPGYWEVRGYHNRGDPWQEQRYSDD
- a CDS encoding bifunctional alpha/beta hydrolase/OsmC family protein — its product is MITQRFEFTGAEGQRLTGQLDLPDGDPRTYALFAHCFTCTRKSRAAVRISRALALKGIGVLRFDFTGLGDSEGDLSDSGFSGNVRDLIAASAHMAAKGMTPTLMLGHSLGGAAALAATAQLPDIVAVATLAAPFDVAHLTKLFGDKLDEITERGEAKVNLGGTPFTIRRSFIEDLRSHEAGQTIAQLKRPLLVLHSPLDQIVGIENASSIFLAARHPKSFVSLDHADHLLTQASDTDFAADVIAAWASRYLPVMPEQAKVTGEDAVVVTETGAGKFQVEVKAGGARLLADEPVDVGGLGSGPGPYQLLSAALGACTSMTLRMYADQKKWPLKRVGVTVNHHKRSEEPRDIFTRDIVVEGDLDAAQQDRLIEIANKCPVHRTLERGSVVETRKGATSTSAEPAEQHFKDMEKTCDEHG
- a CDS encoding YafY family protein, with the translated sequence MSRSVRLFDLIQALRRHRRAVSAVTLADELGVSKRTVYRDIDTLIALGAPIDGEAGIGYMMKPGFVLPPLMFTEDELEALALGGRWVSQRTDPDLAVAAENALAKIAAVLPGPLTAALHNASLISAPSRSPVEDTIDPTVVRASIRRQCKLRIAYVDENGRETDRVVWPIALIYYESVRLLVAWCEKRDSFRHFRSDRITDVAELDERYPKSRQALMKAWREQEAMHPGRAADTRAAARN
- a CDS encoding DUF2852 domain-containing protein, giving the protein MSDTAHLNNRWGRPEWEQRHPRFLESGWHPAWIALTVLGFIMWWPIGLALLFFTLGSRKMGCWSHNGQSRWQDKMERMQWKMERMRSRMEERGFGGGGRFAGPSSGNRAFDEYRQDTLRRLEEEQAEFKGFLDRLRHAKDKAEFDQFMSEHRTRPTPPANDQPQG
- a CDS encoding TetR/AcrR family transcriptional regulator: MSWRKDRDRPERGYHHGNLKEALVQAALNLIAEKGPGGFTFAEAARSAGVSPAAPYRHFRDRDELLSSIAQRGFEQFEKVLTSAWDDGRPDTITAFERLGRAYLTFARDEPAFYSAMFESGLPVDANPALAAASERAFGIIRLTAERLAALAPPNVMRPPALMMALHIWSMSHGIASLFSRGDAARRKLPMSPDELLEAGVLIYLRGLGFPTEKRPPPTAGTGQP